In Saccharospirillaceae bacterium, the genomic window TATTGGCAATGACATCTTCAGTAGGCAGGCTGATCACATAGGTAGGCGTTCGCTGCAACATGGTGACGTGGGCCGCCTTATCGGCCATGGCCGGCACCAGGGTGACTGCTGTAGCTCCGCTGCCAATGACCACCACTTTTTTATTGCTGTAATCTAAATCTTCCGGCCAGTGCTGCGGATGAATAATCTGACCTTTAAAGTTTTCACGACCGTTAAATTCTGGGGTGAAGCCTTCTTCGTAATTGTAATAACCGGCGGCAGAGAATAACCAGTGAGAGGTCATGGTTTGTGTTTTACCGCTGTCGTTATCGATAAACTCAACGTGCCAGCAGGCATCGGCGCTTGACCAGTTAGCGGTTTTAACACGGCTGTTAAAGCGAATTTTCTGCTGAATCTGATTCTCGTCAACCGCTTCTCGCAGATAGTCCATAATGGTGGCGGCATCGGCGATCGCTTTGGGACTTTTCCACGGTTTAAATTCGTAGCCAAAGGTGTATAAATCGGAATCGGAACGAATGCCCGGGTAGCGGAATAAATCCCAGGTGCCACCAATATCACGGCGAGACTCTAGGATGGTGAAACGCTTATTCGGTTGATCTCGTTGTAAATAATAAGCCAAGCCGATCCCAGACACACCGGCGCCAATAATTAATACATCGGTATCCGGGTTAGTCCCCTGAGCGTGATCATTCATAACATGCCTTTATTGTTACTGTTATTCGACGTTGTTCAGTTTATGAACTAAATATCCGCTAAACAATGTACAAAATAACACTCTGTGATTAATATTTGGTGCATATTGCACTTAAATGGGCGCCTTTAGCATGTTAGATATCGCCATCCATTCACACCAAAACTGGCCCAGAGCCTCGCCGCGGATCATCGAGCTGATGCGTCGTGGTGCTGAGATCGGTTTGGAGCTGGCTACCAGCCCGCTGTTTTTGGACGCATTAGAAGGGGTTAACTTCAAAGGCAACAATACTGATGATGTGCATGATGACCCCGTGATTCAGGCTAAGCACCGCCGGGCAATTCGTGCCAGCGTTTTGCATTGGTTGAACGCCATTATCGAAGCGCCAGATCAGCCGGTTTCGCCGTATTCAGTCGATGAAGCGGTGGATAGTACCGTCGATATGTACCAGTCTCAGGCAGCACAGATGTTGCAGAAGAACTCCCACTCGATTCAGGATATTGCCTGGCAATATTGGATGAAAATCGTTTTTCAGCTGAGTAAAGACCCGCTTGAGTTACAGCAGCTGTTGGAGTTATCGTCGATTTCTATCCGAACCTTCAGTGAAGATTCCCTGCAGCTTGGCCTCGAACGCCTGGAGAAAATTGAAGCCAGTCGTAAGCGCAGTGGCACAGAAGAGCAAATTGATCTGGTAACCCGAATTATTGATGGTCAGGACATTGATATTGCTCACACCAGCCACTTATTAAATTATTCGATTCAACGACCCCATCACAGCGCCATTGTCTGGAGTGAGGAAATAGATACCGAAATTTCAGCGCTGGAAACGGTCGCTGCGGTATTCCAAAAAGCGTGTCAGCAAACCGAATCGTTAAAAATTATTGTCAGCCCGTCGGTAATCTGGGTGTGGGTATCGGCAGATTTTTCGGTGAATGAACGACTGCTCGAAACGGTATTAAAACAACACGAAAATGTGCGGATAAGCTTTGGTTCGGGTAGCTCTGGCCTGGACGGTTTTCGTCGGGCGTATCTGGATGCGCAGGCCGCGCAGCGGGTTCTGGGAAGATTAAAATCTAATACACAGTTGGTGAGTTATGAGCGGGTGCGTCTGATGGCGGTGTTATCGAAAGATGCTAAATCAATTCAGCATTATTCGGAGCACATATTAGGTGAGTTAGCGCAGGCGCCAGCCACCGTTCGTCAATCGCTGCATGCATTCCTTGAATCTGGTTGTAATGCCACGG contains:
- a CDS encoding helix-turn-helix domain-containing protein; the protein is MLDIAIHSHQNWPRASPRIIELMRRGAEIGLELATSPLFLDALEGVNFKGNNTDDVHDDPVIQAKHRRAIRASVLHWLNAIIEAPDQPVSPYSVDEAVDSTVDMYQSQAAQMLQKNSHSIQDIAWQYWMKIVFQLSKDPLELQQLLELSSISIRTFSEDSLQLGLERLEKIEASRKRSGTEEQIDLVTRIIDGQDIDIAHTSHLLNYSIQRPHHSAIVWSEEIDTEISALETVAAVFQKACQQTESLKIIVSPSVIWVWVSADFSVNERLLETVLKQHENVRISFGSGSSGLDGFRRAYLDAQAAQRVLGRLKSNTQLVSYERVRLMAVLSKDAKSIQHYSEHILGELAQAPATVRQSLHAFLESGCNATEAAKKLHTHRNTLLRRLAKAEEMLPRPLAENRIQVAVALEALYWIL